The bacterium genome has a segment encoding these proteins:
- the pgeF gene encoding peptidoglycan editing factor PgeF translates to MDIILEEKQGIRYWRIPFFEAIGCRACFFLRQGGKSGGDFRSLNLGLNTSDAFETILRNRKKALNVSGMGPALPVVGQQVHHHTVTVVGPGQQGRGWFSVETAIPQTDGLMTAYKGLPLAITIADCVPILLADERQRCVAAVHAGWRGIEKKILPGAVRRMILKKQSHPGSIRAVIGPAIGSKRFEVQGEALEKLRKVNPDALYTNQNSRKTFFDLWKAAHDQLIASGLHRSKIKVIRECTYSHRSYYFSHRRDGGNTGRMLAMIQINP, encoded by the coding sequence ATGGATATTATTTTGGAAGAAAAACAGGGAATTCGATATTGGCGTATTCCTTTTTTTGAGGCTATTGGATGCAGGGCATGTTTTTTTTTAAGGCAGGGCGGCAAGAGCGGCGGTGATTTTCGAAGTCTCAACCTGGGGTTGAATACGTCGGATGCTTTTGAAACGATTCTTAGGAATAGGAAAAAGGCACTAAACGTTTCCGGGATGGGTCCTGCACTGCCCGTTGTAGGACAGCAGGTTCATCATCACACGGTGACGGTCGTTGGCCCTGGACAGCAAGGCCGGGGGTGGTTTTCAGTTGAAACAGCGATTCCGCAAACAGACGGTTTGATGACAGCGTATAAAGGTTTACCGCTGGCAATTACGATTGCGGATTGTGTTCCGATTCTCTTGGCAGACGAGCGGCAGCGCTGTGTCGCCGCAGTGCATGCCGGGTGGCGGGGAATTGAAAAAAAGATACTTCCCGGAGCTGTACGGAGAATGATTCTTAAAAAACAATCGCATCCCGGTTCAATAAGAGCGGTTATCGGTCCGGCCATAGGATCTAAGAGGTTTGAGGTCCAGGGGGAAGCGCTGGAAAAGCTTCGAAAAGTAAATCCTGATGCACTGTATACAAACCAAAACTCCCGGAAAACATTTTTTGATTTATGGAAAGCCGCCCATGATCAGCTCATTGCGTCTGGGCTTCATCGTTCCAAAATAAAAGTTATTCGTGAGTGTACTTACAGTCATCGGAGCTATTATTTTTCCCACCGGCGGGATGGCGGCAATACCGGACGAATGCTCGCCATGATTCAAATAAATCCATAA
- a CDS encoding HAMP domain-containing histidine kinase — protein MQREINCRTSNTLIQYFKKYRPRSLTELLAGFDMVQLTNEHHWISADEMDILYLRAEKIFKDDHIMFKVGQEAVILESTGIVDLLIRLDSNPVHAIKLSVKYAALFSSLSKIKIREMGSHHAVIERHPKKKMSRGACDYTQGLYQSMLDNLRVKSMRISETQCSVPLWEKGVVADATFSLEQGKVWRTNLGSGVKEAIGAPDKMGVFHYAGIDYGTSSCMYRLEWKSKPGRWSQLVRFFSFRNQQMEKIKKELFYEYEIVEKQNRQLRRNNNLLEKLLEERIELSQALEKKVTARTIELEDTITQLKDLDEMKSYFLSITSHELRTPLTIIKGALNLLLTDGTKLSAERYKKYLSMAKSNADHLNLLITNLLDLSRLESGQMKLEVDHMDMVRLVRESMEEFREIAKKSFIRISGEIDAETPRVLGDTGRIKQVLDNLLSNAMKFTPAHGEVKVKLNRVDESRVEIQVSDTGIGIEAWEKEKIFRKFQQAERSLTRESAGIGLGLTIVRDLIELHEGRIWVESEKGQGATFFVQLPIDGPKNIRNMVKKKKHDDRDPSRILRKM, from the coding sequence ATGCAGCGTGAGATTAATTGTCGGACAAGTAATACACTTATCCAATATTTTAAAAAATATCGTCCCCGATCGCTGACAGAATTATTGGCGGGGTTTGACATGGTGCAGTTGACCAATGAACATCACTGGATATCTGCTGATGAAATGGATATTCTCTATCTGCGGGCGGAAAAGATTTTTAAGGACGACCATATTATGTTTAAGGTAGGACAGGAAGCCGTCATACTGGAGAGTACCGGGATTGTCGATCTCTTAATTAGGCTTGATTCCAATCCGGTCCATGCCATAAAACTTTCAGTGAAATATGCTGCGTTATTTAGTTCGTTATCCAAGATTAAAATACGTGAAATGGGATCACACCACGCGGTTATTGAAAGACATCCTAAAAAGAAAATGTCGCGTGGTGCGTGTGATTATACCCAGGGACTTTACCAGTCGATGTTGGACAACCTGCGGGTTAAGAGCATGCGTATAAGTGAAACCCAGTGTTCCGTACCCCTGTGGGAAAAAGGGGTGGTTGCGGATGCGACATTTTCCCTGGAGCAAGGAAAGGTTTGGAGAACCAATCTTGGGTCAGGTGTGAAAGAAGCAATCGGTGCACCGGATAAGATGGGAGTGTTTCATTATGCGGGTATTGACTATGGGACTTCAAGTTGTATGTATCGCCTGGAGTGGAAAAGCAAACCGGGACGATGGTCGCAGCTGGTCCGTTTTTTTAGTTTTAGGAATCAGCAGATGGAAAAGATTAAAAAGGAGCTCTTTTATGAATACGAGATTGTCGAGAAGCAGAACCGGCAACTCCGTAGAAATAATAATTTGCTTGAGAAATTGTTGGAAGAGAGGATTGAGCTCAGCCAAGCGCTTGAAAAAAAAGTAACTGCGCGTACCATCGAATTGGAAGATACCATCACGCAGTTGAAGGATTTGGATGAAATGAAATCCTATTTCCTTTCCATTACATCTCATGAACTTAGGACCCCGCTTACGATCATCAAAGGGGCGCTCAATCTTTTGTTGACCGATGGTACAAAATTAAGTGCTGAGCGGTATAAAAAATATCTAAGTATGGCCAAGAGCAATGCAGACCATTTAAACCTACTTATTACCAACTTACTCGATCTTTCCAGATTGGAATCCGGGCAAATGAAGCTTGAAGTGGATCATATGGATATGGTGCGTCTGGTTCGCGAGAGCATGGAAGAATTTAGAGAAATTGCCAAAAAAAGTTTTATTCGTATTTCCGGCGAAATTGATGCGGAAACCCCCCGGGTACTGGGTGATACAGGAAGAATCAAACAAGTTTTGGATAATTTACTCTCAAATGCCATGAAATTTACACCGGCCCACGGGGAGGTTAAAGTTAAATTGAATCGTGTTGATGAAAGTCGTGTTGAAATTCAGGTATCCGATACAGGGATCGGTATTGAGGCATGGGAGAAAGAAAAGATTTTCAGAAAATTTCAGCAAGCGGAAAGGTCTTTGACGCGTGAATCGGCCGGCATCGGATTGGGCCTGACCATTGTCAGGGATCTGATTGAATTACACGAAGGGCGAATATGGGTTGAAAGCGAGAAAGGCCAGGGGGCCACTTTTTTTGTACAATTACCCATCGACGGTCCAAAAAATATTAGAAACATGGTGAAAAAAAAGAAACATGATGACCGGGATCCGTCGCGCATACTGAGGAAAATGTAA
- a CDS encoding cytochrome c biogenesis protein CcdA, producing the protein MNLEIGIFSAFFAGVISFLSPCVLPLVPAYLSFLAGASLEEIKGDSGKAVRKKILLTAVAFVAGFTVIFVAMGASATFLGKWFSQNVFWLGKLAGLLLVVLGLHLTGIIRIPFLMVEKRMRVQSQGMNMGKAFIVGAAFAFGWSPCIGPLLAGILALAGTQDTVGKGIFLLIVYSLGLGIPFILAAAAVERFLSWSQKFRRYMRWIEIIAGGLLMMIGVVMMMGAMMRVSSWFSIFGRFGF; encoded by the coding sequence ATGAATTTAGAAATTGGTATTTTTAGTGCTTTTTTTGCAGGGGTGATCTCGTTTCTTTCTCCCTGTGTATTGCCACTGGTGCCGGCGTATTTGTCCTTTCTTGCAGGCGCGAGCCTGGAGGAAATAAAAGGTGATTCCGGGAAGGCGGTGCGGAAAAAAATACTGCTAACCGCAGTGGCTTTTGTGGCGGGTTTCACAGTTATTTTTGTTGCCATGGGCGCCTCGGCTACATTTTTGGGGAAATGGTTTTCTCAAAATGTATTTTGGCTTGGTAAACTCGCTGGTTTGTTGCTGGTTGTTTTGGGCCTTCATCTTACCGGGATTATTCGCATTCCTTTTTTAATGGTTGAGAAACGGATGCGTGTTCAATCCCAGGGGATGAATATGGGCAAGGCATTTATTGTGGGTGCGGCTTTTGCCTTTGGCTGGTCACCTTGCATAGGTCCTTTATTGGCGGGAATACTGGCGCTGGCCGGAACACAAGATACAGTGGGAAAAGGGATTTTTTTACTGATCGTATACTCTCTGGGTTTGGGTATTCCATTTATTCTTGCTGCTGCTGCGGTAGAACGTTTTTTAAGTTGGTCGCAAAAATTTCGCAGGTATATGCGTTGGATTGAAATCATTGCCGGCGGGTTGTTGATGATGATTGGTGTGGTCATGATGATGGGTGCCATGATGCGGGTTTCCTCCTGGTTTAGCATCTTTGGCCGGTTTGGATTTTAG
- a CDS encoding PAS domain S-box protein: MSKNPFLTPRGDIYQAFEALDHMTKMLLKRDIMLTDTNIELEQKNSDLEMARQELLRISQYVTNLLANSPDAIWVLDAHDQVNTFNKIAEEVTGYKTQEVIGRSLDFLFVEPKHYLELIAKLPIEKSYRNIRSRIRKRDGGIAEILMSISQLRDENEDGIQGGSITIFKDISHEIKLEEALRDSHERLEEKVRQRTNELEVLSQTLLVLNHVSTVASQSLELDTLLNNILRLVLELTGFHMGVVLPFENEETIVIRAQINIPDYLLHKIQRVKKGEGIIGRAAGNGFLQVDGPDMPEMKKADIKLVVAVPLRAKGTIQGVMTLFSKVDRKVLDEEWDIFMAIGVQAGWAIENAWLYEQVREDVLKLKEVDRIKTEFIATISHELRTPLTSIIGFLSYANSAVDKFDKSKLSRYINIALENGQKLAHMIEDLLAMQKLDSGTLSLHYEEINLYDLYEEISVDLGPQLQMKDQELVIKLPKGLPGLMADPEQVERALTNLVVNAIKFSEGPGKITLSAKHIPEKHQYELAVSDTGIGMSNEVKGKIFERFYQAEKTLTRKRGGAGLGLTIAKRIIEMHKGSMRVESEPNIGSRFNIVLPDQPPTPENACTV, translated from the coding sequence ATGTCTAAAAATCCTTTTTTAACACCCCGCGGGGACATTTATCAGGCTTTTGAAGCACTTGATCACATGACGAAAATGCTTTTAAAACGTGACATCATGCTTACAGATACAAATATTGAGTTGGAACAAAAGAACAGTGATCTTGAAATGGCGCGTCAGGAATTATTGCGGATCAGCCAATATGTCACCAATTTGCTTGCCAACTCGCCGGATGCGATCTGGGTACTTGATGCCCATGATCAAGTCAATACATTCAATAAGATCGCCGAAGAGGTTACGGGTTATAAAACTCAGGAAGTCATCGGGCGTTCATTGGATTTTTTATTTGTTGAACCAAAGCATTATCTTGAATTAATCGCAAAACTTCCGATTGAAAAAAGTTATCGAAACATCCGCTCACGGATCCGTAAAAGAGATGGTGGAATTGCAGAAATTTTGATGTCTATTTCTCAGTTGCGCGATGAAAATGAAGATGGTATTCAGGGTGGCAGTATAACGATTTTCAAGGATATTTCACATGAGATTAAACTTGAAGAAGCTTTGCGGGATTCTCATGAGCGGTTGGAGGAAAAAGTTAGGCAGCGAACCAATGAACTTGAGGTGCTTTCCCAAACCCTGTTGGTGCTTAATCATGTATCCACCGTTGCCAGTCAATCACTGGAACTCGATACGTTGTTAAATAACATTTTACGGTTGGTCTTGGAATTGACCGGTTTTCATATGGGGGTTGTATTGCCTTTTGAAAATGAGGAAACGATCGTTATTCGTGCTCAGATTAATATTCCCGATTATTTATTGCACAAAATCCAGAGGGTTAAAAAAGGTGAGGGAATTATCGGTAGGGCGGCCGGCAATGGTTTTTTGCAGGTTGACGGTCCGGATATGCCGGAAATGAAGAAAGCGGATATTAAATTAGTCGTGGCAGTGCCGCTTCGGGCAAAAGGGACGATTCAGGGAGTGATGACGCTTTTTTCCAAAGTGGATCGAAAAGTTCTGGATGAGGAATGGGATATTTTTATGGCGATCGGTGTTCAGGCGGGGTGGGCCATTGAGAATGCCTGGCTTTATGAACAGGTGCGGGAAGATGTGCTTAAACTCAAAGAAGTTGACCGGATTAAAACCGAGTTTATTGCCACGATTTCACATGAATTGAGGACGCCGCTTACATCGATTATCGGGTTTCTTAGTTATGCCAATAGCGCGGTGGACAAATTTGATAAAAGCAAATTAAGCCGTTATATTAATATTGCGCTGGAAAACGGTCAGAAATTGGCACATATGATTGAGGATTTGCTGGCGATGCAGAAACTGGATTCGGGAACATTGTCGCTGCATTATGAGGAAATTAATCTTTATGATTTGTATGAAGAAATTAGTGTGGATTTAGGCCCGCAGTTACAAATGAAGGACCAGGAATTGGTTATTAAGCTTCCCAAGGGACTTCCCGGGCTGATGGCCGACCCGGAACAGGTTGAACGGGCGCTTACGAATTTGGTAGTCAATGCGATTAAATTTTCTGAAGGCCCCGGAAAAATAACCCTGTCTGCCAAACACATTCCTGAAAAGCATCAATATGAGCTGGCTGTTTCGGATACAGGTATCGGTATGTCAAATGAAGTGAAGGGGAAGATTTTTGAACGATTTTATCAAGCTGAAAAAACATTGACACGAAAAAGGGGAGGGGCAGGATTGGGCTTGACGATTGCAAAACGAATTATTGAAATGCACAAAGGAAGTATGCGGGTGGAGAGCGAACCAAACATTGGCAGCCGTTTTAATATAGTCTTGCCGGATCAACCGCCCACCCCGGAAAATGCGTGTACAGTATGA
- a CDS encoding FIST C-terminal domain-containing protein, giving the protein MALTFGVGKGKDRNSKQAARQAAEACQFQLGAQQPDLLVLFLNPFYNSHDVLETVREFYKNVPLIGCSSAGEIYTTGIEDKTIGLLGIAGIKVNLAAGGDIAEDAFLAGKMLGSKLGGEAGALILLLTDGVAGDGEAVVRGMQAGLGNQMPMIGGAAGDDAQFKQTYQYINDAVLTGTLVGVKLDSSVRYGIGVHHGWEPVGLPVTATRTHGNHLMEINNISAIKLYDEYFSAYTKRLRDEPLARLAVYYPLGIPAPEVDGYLLRAPLFVEADGAIKFTAEIPENSEVRLMIGSVEEALSAARKAAQDALDQMGDTKPQVALVFSGVARRRVLGLKANAEIQVIREIIGKSVPVIGFFGYGEIAPLGRAGKTNTRFHNETVVILTLG; this is encoded by the coding sequence ATGGCTTTGACGTTTGGGGTGGGAAAAGGGAAGGATAGGAATTCAAAACAAGCTGCCAGACAAGCTGCGGAGGCTTGTCAGTTTCAACTTGGCGCACAGCAACCGGACTTGTTGGTTTTGTTTTTAAATCCTTTCTACAATTCGCATGATGTGTTGGAAACGGTCCGTGAATTTTATAAAAATGTTCCTTTGATTGGCTGTAGTTCGGCCGGTGAGATTTACACTACCGGCATAGAGGATAAAACGATTGGGTTGTTGGGCATTGCCGGTATCAAGGTGAATTTGGCAGCTGGTGGTGATATTGCGGAGGATGCGTTTTTAGCCGGAAAAATGCTCGGTTCAAAACTTGGCGGCGAAGCCGGGGCGTTAATTCTTTTGTTAACTGACGGCGTGGCTGGTGATGGCGAAGCCGTTGTCAGAGGGATGCAGGCCGGCTTGGGGAATCAAATGCCCATGATCGGCGGTGCGGCGGGTGATGATGCGCAGTTTAAGCAAACATATCAATATATCAATGATGCGGTTTTAACCGGAACCCTGGTAGGGGTTAAGCTGGACAGTTCGGTCCGGTATGGAATCGGAGTCCATCATGGGTGGGAACCGGTTGGACTGCCGGTGACGGCGACCCGGACGCATGGGAATCATTTGATGGAGATTAATAATATTTCGGCCATAAAATTGTACGATGAATATTTTAGCGCGTATACCAAGCGTTTGCGTGATGAACCCTTGGCAAGGTTGGCGGTTTATTATCCATTGGGCATACCGGCACCTGAGGTGGATGGTTATTTGTTGCGCGCACCGCTTTTTGTTGAAGCCGATGGTGCTATAAAATTTACTGCTGAAATACCTGAAAATTCAGAAGTGCGTCTTATGATTGGCAGTGTGGAAGAGGCGTTGTCTGCTGCGCGCAAGGCGGCACAGGATGCATTGGATCAAATGGGCGATACCAAACCACAGGTTGCATTGGTTTTTAGCGGGGTTGCCCGCCGTCGCGTGTTGGGATTAAAGGCGAATGCTGAGATCCAAGTGATTCGTGAAATTATAGGTAAAAGCGTCCCGGTCATCGGATTTTTTGGTTATGGAGAGATTGCGCCTTTGGGTCGGGCCGGGAAGACGAACACCCGTTTTCATAATGAAACCGTGGTCATTCTAACGTTGGGATGA
- a CDS encoding TlpA family protein disulfide reductase, with amino-acid sequence MEMGMRVKSTIGVILLLLAGTAIVGVQSTKVPPDTILPVTTPAVVIRDPYFSFKHEKVVYGFYNSTGAWQSSETDKGRIVVLYFWSTWCQPCEAMTLWLNRLWRRYEQTGLTMTAIALDTEAETVQRTVRAQKTELPYAVLPKEIITNAQKINGAPMILVLSKNGRILKRIEGVVSEQTFESDLLTWLQKK; translated from the coding sequence ATGGAAATGGGTATGCGCGTGAAAAGTACTATAGGTGTTATTCTGTTGCTGCTTGCGGGGACGGCCATTGTCGGTGTCCAAAGCACAAAGGTTCCGCCGGACACGATTTTGCCGGTGACGACACCTGCGGTGGTTATTCGCGATCCTTATTTTTCGTTTAAGCATGAAAAAGTCGTCTACGGGTTTTATAATTCCACCGGCGCCTGGCAATCTTCGGAAACGGATAAAGGCCGGATCGTTGTTCTGTATTTTTGGTCAACGTGGTGTCAGCCGTGTGAAGCCATGACTCTCTGGTTAAATCGTCTTTGGCGTCGCTATGAGCAAACGGGACTGACCATGACAGCGATTGCTTTGGATACGGAAGCGGAGACGGTTCAACGGACTGTGCGTGCTCAAAAAACCGAGTTACCCTATGCTGTGCTCCCGAAAGAAATTATTACCAATGCTCAAAAAATTAATGGTGCGCCCATGATTTTGGTGTTATCAAAAAACGGACGTATTTTGAAAAGGATTGAAGGTGTGGTTTCAGAACAAACGTTTGAAAGCGACCTGCTGACTTGGTTGCAGAAAAAATAA
- a CDS encoding type III pantothenate kinase → MLIAMDVGNTHICLGVFDQQILIKEFRVSTNRYATADETGLILSGLVKGISPEPQWEGVIIASVVPELDSVMIQAAQHAFGAPVEVVQSTTPLSVTNKYNPPEVVGADRLVNAVAAVQLFGAPVIIVDFGTAITVDVVSEKKEYLGGAILPGLTLSADALARGTSLLHRVELKSGAHALGRNTEESLRSGIILGAAGAVSLLITQMKKEIRPAVKVVATGGLAFLVAPYCEAIQAVRPELTLEGLRIAWDTIKSRG, encoded by the coding sequence ATGCTGATCGCCATGGATGTCGGGAATACACATATCTGTTTGGGTGTTTTTGATCAGCAAATTTTGATCAAAGAGTTTCGGGTTAGTACCAATCGTTATGCAACCGCCGATGAAACCGGTCTGATTCTTTCAGGGTTGGTAAAGGGAATCAGTCCTGAGCCGCAGTGGGAGGGTGTTATTATTGCAAGCGTTGTACCTGAACTCGATTCTGTAATGATTCAGGCTGCGCAACATGCGTTTGGGGCACCCGTGGAAGTGGTGCAATCAACGACGCCGTTGTCTGTCACCAATAAGTACAATCCACCGGAAGTGGTGGGCGCAGACCGTCTGGTCAATGCGGTGGCGGCAGTTCAACTATTCGGCGCACCCGTGATTATTGTCGATTTTGGGACCGCGATTACCGTGGATGTGGTTTCTGAAAAAAAAGAATATCTGGGCGGCGCGATCTTGCCGGGGTTGACTTTGTCGGCGGATGCGCTCGCCCGCGGAACCTCTCTTTTGCATCGGGTGGAGCTTAAATCAGGTGCGCATGCTTTGGGGCGGAATACAGAAGAGAGCCTGAGGTCGGGAATCATTTTAGGGGCAGCCGGTGCGGTTTCCCTTTTAATTACGCAAATGAAAAAAGAAATCAGACCAGCGGTAAAAGTGGTTGCCACCGGCGGTCTGGCTTTCCTGGTAGCACCTTATTGTGAAGCGATTCAAGCAGTGCGTCCGGAGCTTACTTTGGAAGGTTTGCGGATTGCATGGGACACGATAAAGAGCCGGGGTTGA
- a CDS encoding biotin--[acetyl-CoA-carboxylase] ligase, with the protein MDSGTLLLLLRRKNGFVSGEELSEKLGVSRTAVWKHIHLLEAAGYVIEAVPHRGYRMISVPDQLLPDEILFDLATRVFGREIYCYSETTSTNDRAMALAQDGLPEGTLVAAEYQTQGRGRREHTWVSQAGKNLLFSIIFRPPWVAEQGALMTLLMATAVARAIRSTCGIEVMIKWPNDILCKGKKLAGVLTEMQAQTDKIAFLVCGVGINVNHSPFGTMRYPTTSLAAENKEMVLRIPLLKNILSEVEMLYNTALEGGLSTVVDAWQALSYLQAKRVCVEQPHGRIWEGVVQGVSGNGALRLKLDDGRIETLITGEVAAMHEHPLGGKGRKKC; encoded by the coding sequence ATGGATAGCGGAACGTTATTGCTTTTACTGCGCAGAAAAAACGGCTTTGTTTCCGGGGAGGAATTGTCCGAAAAATTAGGCGTATCCCGTACTGCTGTTTGGAAGCATATTCACCTTTTGGAAGCGGCCGGCTATGTCATTGAGGCGGTTCCGCATCGCGGTTACCGGATGATATCCGTTCCGGATCAGTTGTTGCCTGATGAAATTTTATTTGATCTTGCGACCCGCGTGTTTGGACGGGAAATTTATTGCTATTCGGAGACGACATCCACCAATGATCGGGCAATGGCATTGGCCCAGGATGGGTTGCCGGAAGGAACCTTGGTCGCGGCGGAGTATCAGACACAGGGGCGGGGACGCCGCGAGCATACCTGGGTTTCACAGGCAGGGAAAAATTTGTTGTTTTCCATCATTTTCAGACCACCTTGGGTTGCTGAGCAAGGTGCTTTGATGACATTGTTGATGGCAACAGCAGTTGCCCGGGCAATTCGGAGTACCTGCGGCATAGAGGTTATGATAAAATGGCCCAATGATATTCTTTGTAAAGGGAAAAAACTTGCCGGTGTCTTGACGGAGATGCAGGCGCAGACAGATAAAATTGCTTTTTTGGTTTGTGGTGTTGGTATTAATGTTAATCATAGTCCGTTTGGGACGATGCGTTATCCGACGACGTCTTTGGCCGCAGAAAATAAAGAAATGGTTTTGCGTATTCCGCTTTTGAAAAATATTTTAAGCGAAGTGGAAATGCTCTATAACACTGCGTTGGAAGGTGGTTTGTCAACCGTGGTGGATGCTTGGCAAGCACTCTCTTATTTGCAGGCAAAGCGTGTTTGTGTAGAGCAGCCGCATGGTCGGATTTGGGAAGGGGTTGTACAGGGGGTGAGTGGAAATGGCGCGCTCCGGTTAAAGTTGGATGATGGCAGGATAGAAACACTGATCACCGGGGAAGTCGCTGCGATGCATGAGCACCCGCTAGGTGGAAAGGGAAGAAAAAAATGCTGA
- the nadC gene encoding carboxylating nicotinate-nucleotide diphosphorylase produces MLSPLLSRKNVADAVKTALKEDVGSGDITTQWIAKPGDRITGVIAAQAGGILAGIPVALEVFRQLSNKIRVAVLKKDGEKVYRQTPLLRIQGPATAILAGERTALNFLGMLSGIATQTSQFVKAVKGSRTKILDTRKTTPGLRHLVKYAVVAGGGSNHRMGLYDAVLIKDNHIALANGSIVEAIYRARKNMQVKVPIEVEAETLEQVRAAVTEQVDIVLLDNFKGPELRQAIKLVKGITRSEVSGGITLQTARVIAQLGVDRISVGAITHSAPWLPIHMELE; encoded by the coding sequence ATGCTATCACCCCTTTTAAGCAGGAAAAATGTTGCGGATGCAGTCAAGACGGCCTTGAAGGAAGACGTGGGCAGCGGGGATATTACCACGCAATGGATCGCAAAGCCGGGAGATCGTATTACAGGTGTCATCGCGGCTCAGGCCGGCGGAATACTGGCGGGAATTCCGGTTGCACTGGAGGTGTTTAGGCAGCTAAGCAATAAAATCAGAGTTGCAGTATTGAAAAAAGATGGAGAAAAAGTTTACCGTCAGACTCCCCTATTGCGTATCCAGGGACCGGCAACGGCAATTTTAGCCGGTGAGAGGACGGCTCTGAATTTTCTCGGTATGCTGTCCGGGATTGCCACCCAGACATCTCAGTTTGTCAAGGCAGTCAAAGGGAGCCGTACAAAAATATTAGACACACGTAAAACCACGCCCGGGCTGCGCCACCTGGTGAAGTATGCAGTGGTTGCAGGCGGCGGCAGTAATCATCGTATGGGACTTTATGATGCCGTGCTTATCAAGGATAACCATATCGCACTTGCGAATGGTTCGATTGTTGAGGCAATTTATCGAGCACGGAAAAATATGCAGGTAAAGGTCCCCATTGAAGTTGAGGCGGAAACATTGGAACAGGTCAGGGCGGCCGTGACCGAACAGGTGGACATTGTTTTGTTGGATAATTTTAAAGGACCGGAACTTCGCCAAGCGATTAAATTGGTAAAAGGGATCACCCGAAGCGAAGTTTCAGGCGGGATTACCCTTCAAACCGCCCGGGTTATTGCGCAACTGGGTGTTGACCGTATCAGCGTAGGCGCCATCACCCATTCAGCCCCATGGCTCCCCATTCATATGGAGTTGGAGTAA